The Henckelia pumila isolate YLH828 chromosome 2, ASM3356847v2, whole genome shotgun sequence genome includes a window with the following:
- the LOC140885252 gene encoding uncharacterized protein, translated as MKMQKEYLDLVLVPCGLLIMFSYHLVLLYRCLKLPHTTVIGFENIDKKAWVQKIMESENKDVKTALDVLSANISAATYLASISLTLSALIGAWIANNSAIFQSKLIYGDTRPATMSIKYISLLICFLSAFSCFVQSSRCFIHANYLISTPGTDVPSEYVELAVIRGGDFWSLGLRALYFATTLLLWFFGPIPMFATSVVMVALLHSLDSDTASLVKNRSAGKKKLFQKFEGGHI; from the exons atgaAGATGCAAAAAGAGTACCTTGATTTAGTGCTGGTACCTTGTGGCCTACTTATAATGTTTTCTTATCATCTTGTTCTGCTCTATCGATGCCTTAAACTCCCTCACACCACCGTCATCGGCTTCGAAAACATCGACAAAAAAGCTTGGGTTCAAAAGATTATGGAG TCGGAGAACAAAGATGTGAAAACGGCGTTGGACGTGTTATCAGCCAACATCTCGGCGGCGACATACTTGGCATCCATATCACTAACACTAAGCGCACTGATCGGCGCGTGGATCGCAAACAACTCCGCCATCTTCCAGAGCAAGCTCATCTATGGCGACACCCGACCCGCCACCATGTCCATCAAGTACATCTCACTCCTCATCTGCTTCCTCTCGGCCTTTTCTTGCTTCGTCCAGTCTTCCAGATGCTTCATCCACGCCAACTATCTCATCAGCACCCCCGGCACCGACGTCCCGTCGGAATACGTCGAGCTGGCGGTGATCCGTGGCGGCGATTTCTGGTCTCTGGGCCTGAGGGCACTTTACTTCGCCACGACCTTGTTGTTGTGGTTCTTCGGCCCCATACCCATGTTCGCCACGTCGGTGGTCATGGTGGCGCTGCTGCACTCCCTCGACAGCGACACCGCTTCGTTGGTCAAGAATCGGTCGGCGGGAAAGAAGAAGCTGTTCCAGAAATTCGAAGGGGGCCACATATAA
- the LOC140883342 gene encoding anthocyanidin 3-O-glucoside 2'''-O-xylosyltransferase-like, translated as MVQMKESKLHIAMFPWLAIGHIIPYAQLSNELAIRGHRVSVFLPRKGLLKLGNLDLYSPLVKFYTVKVPHVEGLPAGAETASDIDFSAKDPLARAFDAMAEEVEALLRTLKPDIVFFDLAHWITEMARKIGFKTVCYNVICASVMAIGVVPSRHFPKDRPVTEEEMMELPNGYPSNTIVLRGQEAQTMSFLYSSYGDITFDVRMGIALQDCDAIGVRTVSELEGPMCDYMSSQYGKRVILSGPVLPEAPKTDGDEKWETWLSKFKPKSVVYCAFGSQNAMSKEQFQELVLGFEMTGLPFFVALSKPHGADSIEEALPEGFLKRVGDRGVVHGGWVSQAQFLNHPSVGCFVSHCGFGSMWESLLSESQIVLVPWLGDQILNARLLADEIKVGVEVERDENAWFCKEDLCRAIKSAMDEDSQVGKMIKNNHAKWRKTLGRPGFMNDYIDDFIQKLYQL; from the coding sequence ATGGTTCAAATGAAGGAATCAAAGCTTCATATCGCCATGTTCCCGTGGTTAGCTATCGGCCACATAATTCCCTACGCCCAACTCTCCAATGAACTCGCTATCAGAGGCCACAGAGTCTCTGTTTTCCTCCCAAGAAAGGGCTTGCTCAAGCTTGGAAACCTCGATCTTTACTCGCCACTGGTGAAGTTCTACACCGTCAAAGTCCCGCACGTCGAAGGATTACCTGCAGGTGCGGAGACAGCGAGCGATATCGACTTCAGCGCCAAGGACCCTCTAGCCAGAGCCTTCGATGCCATGGCAGAGGAAGTGGAGGCTTTGCTCAGGACTCTGAAACCCGACATCGTCTTCTTCGACTTGGCGCATTGGATCACCGAGATGGCTCGTAAGATTGGGTTCAAAACCGTTTGCTACAACGTCATCTGCGCTTCTGTCATGGCTATCGGGGTCGTGCCGTCCAGGCACTTCCCCAAAGATCGGCCGGTGACGGAAGAGGAAATGATGGAATTGCCTAATGGGTATCCTTCTAACACCATCGTCCTCCGCGGCCAAGAAGCGCAGACCATGTCTTTTCTGTATTCCAGCTACGGAGACATCACATTCGACGTACGAATGGGGATTGCTCTGCAGGATTGCGACGCAATCGGTGTGCGGACAGTGAGTGAATTGGAAGGGCCCATGTGCGATTACATGAGCAGTCAGTACGGGAAACGCGTAATTCTCTCCGGGCCGGTGTTGCCGGAGGCTCCGAAAACCGACGGAGACGAGAAATGGGAGACCTGGCTGAGCAAATTCAAGCCCAAATCAGTCGTCTACTGCGCGTTCGGGAGCCAAAACGCCATGTCCAAGGAGCAGTTCCAAGAACTGGTGCTGGGCTTCGAGATGACGGGGCTGCCATTTTTCGTAGCCCTCTCGAAGCCCCACGGCGCAGACTCCATAGAAGAAGCTTTGCCTGAAGGTTTCCTGAAGAGGGTCGGAGACAGAGGGGTGGTCCACGGCGGGTGGGTCTCGCAGGCTCAGTTCCTGAACCACCCTTCGGTGGGATGCTTCGTGAGCCACTGCGGGTTCGGGTCCATGTGGGAATCTTTGCTGAGCGAGTCCCAAATCGTTCTGGTTCCATGGCTGGGAGACCAGATCTTGAACGCGAGGCTGCTGGCGGACGAGATAAAGGTGGGCGTGGAAGTGGAAAGAGACGAAAACGCCTGGTTCTGCAAGGAGGATCTGTGCAGGGCCATCAAATCTGCCATGGATGAAGATAGCCAAGTGGGGAAGATGATCAAGAACAACCATGCCAAGTGGAGGAAAACATTGGGGAGGCCTGGATTTATGAACGATTACATTGATGATTTCATACAGAAACTTTACCAACTATGA
- the LOC140883092 gene encoding uncharacterized protein, producing the protein MRHPRDPSILLVLLCFGVGCVILKFLAGEELPASIQRFLSDKRIHFVGFGIPEKKDLFPFEELGLTRSEVDIGYLASKILKDSKFKRCELAELARKVLGIKRMVGLTEASSFERHEQIKCAICQLFITSVIAMGLVGADGKKIPDESPSPKKGSFLKNLNLLPLLAEGWFKLPKVKKTTQKAEFKEGCDDIILQKAEIEDTFSCSVLVQPENKDDHFDDFLVDTKTREGDMEHDWFHTDDTFDSIASDKDKVGSDDWSKEISCATSKPLKSILKLPSSNNLLLNNTNPSSPASPHSISKDQMPAKSVLKRANSKGCNVSFRR; encoded by the coding sequence ATGCGCCATCCTCGTGATCCTTCCATTTTGTTGGTTCTATTGTGTTTTGGCGTTGGTTGTGTGATCCTCAAATTCCTAGCTGGGGAAGAGCTTCCTGCTTCAATCCAGAGGTTTCTTTCAGACAAGAGAATCCATTTTGTTGGCTTTGGAATTCCTGAAAAGAAAGATCTGTTCCCATTTGAGGAATTGGGGTTGACGAGAAGCGAGGTGGACATTGGTTACCTAGCTAGCAAAATACTCAAGGATTCAAAGTTTAAACGATGTGAATTGGCTGAGTTGGCTCGTAAAGTTCTTGGGATCAAGAGAATGGTAGGCCTAACGGAGGCGTCCTCATTTGAGAGACACGAACAAATCAAGTGCGCTATTTGTCAGTTGTTCATTACCAGTGTTATTGCCATGGGACTAGTGGGTGCCGATGGCAAGAAAATACCGGATGAGTCTCCTTCTCCCAAGAAAGGCTCGTTcctgaagaatttgaatttgctCCCGCTATTGGCTGAAGGATGGTTCAAACTTCCTAAAGTGAAGAAAACAACCCAAAAAGCTGAATTTAAAGAGGGATGTGATGACATTATCCTTCAGAAAGCCGAAATCGAGGACACCTTTTCCTGTAGCGTTCTAGTCCAGCCCGAAAACAAAGATGATCATTTTGACGACTTTCTTGTCGATACCAAGACTCGAGAAGGTGATATGGAACATGATTGGTTTCACACAGATGACACTTTTGATTCCATTGCATCCGACAAAGATAAAGTTGGATCTGATGATTGGAGTAAAGAGATTTCTTGTGCAACCAGCAAGCCCTTGAAAAGTATCTTAAAGTTACCGTCTTCCAATAATTTGTTGCTGAACAACACAAATCCATCCTCGCCTGCATCTCCTcattcaatctcaaaagatcAGATGCCTGCCAAAAGTGTGCTGAAAAGAGCGAATTCAAAAGGTTGCAATGTGAGTTTCAGGCGTTAA